GCATCACAATTCACCATCAGAACTTAAGAGATGCAGTGGCGCTCAACCCGAACGGACTGAAGGGCCACGGTTAGGAGTCGTGAGCTCTCATACAACAACACCTGGGCTGGGCTTCACCAGCATCACTTTGAGCCTGCTGTGGGACATGAAGCTCAGAGAGACCTCTGGGTCCAACCATAGCAAGCCCCGTGTATGAGAGCCCAGAGGTTGGGCAGTGAGCAGGGACAGTTTGGCACTGGTTGGGTGGATGGGTGGACTGAGTAGACAACACAAGAGTTGAGAGAGAAAGTGGTTATGATAAGGAGCAGGGAGATGCTGAACCCAAAAGAAAAACACCAAACCCCACAGTTCAACATCTGTAGTATCAGATAAAAACTCCGGAAACAGGATGAGAATTACAGGGTCTCACTGTACAATATGTCAGCTGTGTGTAGAAAACAGATGCATTCTGTTGATTCATTtaaaaatataatatatttatacactatatttatatgcAGATATTATTTTTTTGTGCAGAGGCTAAACACTTGTTTGGTAGTAAAATGTggacatttatatatatattttttgtctttAAATATACTAGCTTGAATTACACTGCCTATTTGAGAACTTCCTTCTCCAGAGAAAATGACTTGATAGGGTGATAAGTGAGTTCGGCTTGCAGGTCTGCCATCTCTTTCATTAAACTCTTTCTAGTGGAATGCCTAGAGtttttacagacagaaatatAGAACTATTAGTATTAAACCGTCTTATGGTATGGAGAATAAGACACTATAAAACCAAAACGAAGGTGAAACCCTGGATTACTTAAGTCCTGGCCTGGTTGTGGGTTTGGCAAAGATCTATAGTTTTTGTCAACACATCAGTGTCTGTAGAATGACAAATGAAATGAAGAGGTTAGCTAGACAAAGTATGTGTAAAAACAATGCCAACAGCAATGCACTCAAAAACACCTTTACCTATACTGGTACATGAATAATCATGGGATTTTACTGTACAAAATGTTGCCCTGCTGCAAACAGGTATTTTACAGTCCACTGACAATCAAGGATCCCAATTCTACAGTGAGGTCTTTAGAAGATCAAGCCAACGGCGCTGCCAGCAGGGCAGCGGAGGTTGACAGAAACACAGGACATACTTTGCTCTATCACAGAGGAGCAGTTCAATTGcttgaatgtgtttgtttttcaaGTTGTTCATACAAAGCTTAAAAACGATTTAAATCACCGAGATTTTGTTTTAAAGTCAATTACTTAAATTCTTGCAAAATAATGATTCAACTTCACGAGAATCCTGAGTAACCGTGAAAAAATAGATATAATCTAAAGAAAAAAAACATCCCTTCATTGGAACAGCACTCCATTGGAACAGCTCTCCATTGGAACAGCACTCCATTGGAACAGCACTCCATTGGAACAGCACTCCATTGGAACAGCACTCCATTGGAACAGCACTCCATTGGAACAGCACTCCATTGGAACAGCACTCCATTGGAACAGCTCTCCATTGGAACAGCACTCCATTGGAACAGCACTCCATTGGAACAGCACTCCATTGGAACAGCACTCCATTGGAACAGCACTCCATTGGAACAACAGAGAACATCTCATCTCCGAAAACATTTCAATGACTTGCGACCAAGCGTTCctgaagaaaacacacacacacatacacgctcaCACCAACTAAATGAAACCAATaaaaagaagagggaaacatAAAAGGCAGGTGGTACACATGAATAAAAGGCATCAAAAACGATGCAGGTATAATGCTCATTTTCAGTCAACATCTCCACAACGTCTCTGTGACTGAGTCAGTGATACAGTGTTTGGTGTCGCCAGCAAGGGGAGAGGACTGCACAGACCAACCTAGGGTCTGGACCAGGGGACTCAGTAAAGGTTCAGACAGGCACATTTGATATATAAATCTAGAATATTCCTGACAGTGAGCCTGAAACAGTCTCAGTCTCTTGTCTTTCCACGTTTGAACTGTTCGCTTTGGTAACGGATGTCAACCACGTCAAGGTGTTTTTTCTTTTCCTTTATTTTAAATCATAGGATTTGTTTTAGTACCTAAGGGAGAGTTAAGTGCTCTGCGTTCAAGGCAGCATTACAGCCAGATCACCATGGAGGGCACATCCAGAcccttttcctctcttcctctccacaccAGTGTCCTCAGCTCTGGTGTTTGTTCTTGGTCTACTCTCCATGGGGTGAAAGTGCATAGGAGTGGGGTTCCCACCATTGCAGCAAGAATCCCCTCACAGTAGTAAGGCCTTTTTTCAAAACAACATGACTGCATTAGCGTGTCGGCACAGTGACAATTTCAACGTGTGGAGATCCAGCAGGGtcatcctgtgtgtgtatgtgtttgtgtatatgtctatagtatgtgtgtgcaCGTATGTGTTGTGTAtaaatattttgtgtgtgtgtgtgtgtgtgtgtgtgtgtgagcgtgtaaGAGGGAGGAGTTGAAGGACTTTCGCCTTCACTGTTCCGCCCTTCCCGAGCATCCTGgctctgtccctcctcttcctcttcttcatcaTGCTACTGGcgctcctccccttcctcctcctcctgaatgACCTCGATCTGGTCGTCAGAGGGCGAAGGGGACAGGCTGAGAGGCAGGCTGTCGGCCTGCTGCTTCTCCttgctcttctcctcctcctcgatGGTCTTCTTCCACACCTTGTGGTTCTCTGTCAGGTGCTGCATGATGTTGCAGAACAGCCGACGCCGGCCGTTTCTCCTTTCTGCATGGGACCACACACAAAAAAGGATTTATCATCCCAAAGCTTTTTAGTCGCACTAGCAAGAAGAAAAAAACTCCTGCTCTTGATGGAAATGTTAAATGCTCAATGTTAAAATTATAAATGTATCAACTCATGATCATATATCAATTCAGAAGGGTAGAAAATGACGTCTTACTTGGTTCGAGCTCCTCCTCCAGCTCGTCTTCGTCAGTCTCTGTGTCCTCCACCTGctcttcctcatcctcatcctcctcctcagagCGCTCCTCGTCGATCCAGTAGCCAGGGAGCAGGCCAGCGGCGTCGTACGAGTTGCAGAGCGGCCCCACGATGTGTGTGATGAAGGACTCCTGCAGCTTGGCCAGCTGGGGAGAGGAGCGGTCCATGAAGGGGCTGATGGGTAATCCCAAAGTGGCTTCCTCATCCCCCTGTAGATGatcgacagacaggcagacaaacatTTTCACTAATTTGTCAATTAAGATTGTTTTATTCATTAATCTGATTTCACTTCACTTCGTAAAGGGATAAATGTGACATTGTGTTGATTCTAGCAGTAACAGACAGCAGAAAAGGAAGCAACAGTTCTGGGTAGGCTATGTCAGTGttttccaaccctggtcctccagtacccccaacagtacacattgttattgtaaccctggacaagcacacctgattcaacttgttaactaatcatcaagccctcaatgagttgaatgaggtgtgtttgtccAGGTCTACAATGAAACTGATATGTAATGATTGTGGGAAGCATCAGTTCCGGGTAGGATATGTGATATGTGAAGACCCGGGTAGGATATGTGATATGTGAAGCATCACTGAAGCATCAGTTCCGGGTAGGATATGTGATATGTGAAGCAACAGTTCTGGGTAGGATATGTGATATGTGAAGCATCAGTTCCGGGTAGGATATGTGATATGTGAAGCAACAGTTCCGGGTAGGATATGTGATATGTGAAGCATCAGTTCCGGGTAGGATATGTGATATGTGAAGCATCAGTTCCGGGTAGGATATGTGATATGTGAAGCATCAGTTCCGGGTAGGATATGTGATATGTGAAGCATCAGTTCCGGGTAGGCTATGTGATATGTGAAGCATCAGTTCCGGGTAGGCTATGTGATATGTGAAGCAACAGTTCCGGGTAGGATATGTGATATGTGAAGCATCAGTTCCGGGTAGGCTATGTGATATGTGAAGCAACAGTTCCGGGTAGGCTATGTGATATGTGAAGCAAGAGTTCCGGTTAGGCTATGTGATATGTGAAGCATCAGTTCCGGGTAGGCTATGTGATATGTGAAGCAACAGTTCCGGGTAGGCTATGTGATATGTGAAGCAACAGTTCCGGGTAGGCTATGTGATATGTGAAGCAACAGTTCCGGGTAGGCTATGTGATATGTGAAGCAACAGTTCCGGGTAGGCTATGTGATATGTGAAGCAACAGTTCCGGGTAGGATATGTGATATGTGAAGCATCAGTTCCGGGTAGGCTATGTGATAGGTGAAGCAAGAGTTCCGGGTAGGATATGTGATATGTGAAGCAACAGTTCCGGGTAGGCTATGTGATATGTGAAGCAACAGTTCCCGGGTAGGCTATGTGATATGTGAAGCAACAGTTCCGGGTAGGCTATGTGATATGTGAAGCAAGAGTTCCGGGTAGGATATGTGATATGTGAAGCAACAGTTCCGGGCAGGCTATGTGATATGTGAAGCATCAGCATCAGCATCAGTGATACTGTATAACAGGAAGGCATGGCATGGCATTACATTGATAACCTGACATGTGGGCCATGCTGAGTGGAGGGGTTCCATACTTGCTCATAAAACTCATTGACAATGCCTTCTGTCCACTTGAGGTGCAGATCGCGTCCTTTGGCTGGCCCGTTGATGTCTGCCAGCTTAATGCAGACTTGGCACACCAGCAGCCGGTCATTCTCATTAGTCCAGTCGATTCCTGGACTGTTCACATCATTCACCTATTTATAGCAACACAAACATTCACACAGTGATTATAACTGCCAGGCTCCTCATTTctaacagagatccagcatgtttcTTTAAGTATCAACTCTATTAGCCATAAAGATAAGGCATATTGTTATTGCCTTTGCCAGTATTGAAATGACAGGAAAAACAAAGTATCAACAAAATGGAAACAGATTTTCTGAAAATGTGAGGTTCGTCATCATCATCTCAAACCTTTGAATTGAACTCGGCGAGGAAGTCAAAGTGCTTCTTCAGGTCTGTGGCGAGGATGGCCTCGATGACCAGGAAGCGAAAACGTTTGAACTCCACGTGGTCCAGGTTGGCCAGGAAGTTGAACTCTGGCTGAGACAGGTAGAGGCTCCAGGCCGAAGCAGCGTGGTGGTTCTCCAGGACCGAACGGTCATTATACAACACCGcctggggaacagagggaggagacggaggtagagggaggagacggaggtAGAGGAGAAGTGGATGAGGGAAGAAGAGAGTGAGTAGGAGGAAGGGTAGGTCGAGTGGAGAGGGATGCGGGTGGGTCAGAGGACAAGAACAAGAAAGGAGAGGGTAAAATAGGAAAGAGGAGGTTGAAGAATGGAACGGTAAAAGAGGGAGGGGTGAGCAGGGGAAAGGAAATTGGGTCAGTGTGCTTCAGACTAAATAATGCAGACGGTCTAGACATATTGGTGAACAGGTGGGTGATTGACTGACTGCCAACATACTGTTAATCAATATGTCAGGGTTGAGCTGCGTTAGTGGCTACGAGGAAGGCATGGCCCACATGTCAGGTTAGCAATGTaatgcaatgccatgccatgctgTTATACAGTATCACATGGCCTACCCAGAACTGTTGCTTCACATATCACATAGCCCAGTGTTTACCAaacctggtcctccagtacctccaacaTTACACAGTTTCATTGCAGACCTggacaaacacacctcattcaactcattgagggcttgatgattagttaacAAGTTAAATCAGGTGTGCTTTCCAGAGTTACAATAaacatgtgtactgttgggggtactggaggaccagggttggaaaaCACAACCTAGACAGTATGCACAGTCCTATAATAGGTCATGATAGTGCAAAACACTTTTTATACAGTGGTATAGTTTGTTTGTCAACCTTTGCTGTAATGTTGTAGCAAGAAAAGGAATTGGCTGAATTCTTAGGAATTGTGGGAACTTTTCCCTGACATGTGAACTAAGTGTAATATTATACCAGTCCCTCACTTCATTGCTTTTACCATGAGATCCAAGGCTGATTAGAACCTGTCTATGTAGAAGCTTTAAGGCCAATAAAGATCTCATCCATGAGTCACAGGGACCAAATGAATGCTGTCTGTGACACAAGCATTCCCCACAACACTTCCCCTTTCCTAGGACTTAACAGCGTGTGGGAACACAAATGGGAACACTTACTGAAGTGCCGGGATAGGTTGAACGTTCTCTTCCTGATACAGGTTTTACTGTTGAACAGGTGTGGCTTTGCAAGCTGAGATGGTAGAGCAGTGGCTTTTGGGATAATAACACTTACCTGAGCTGCGTTAGTGGCTACGAGGAAGGCGTTTGTGCGACCGGGGTGGTCATAGTCATGCATGGCGGCTGCTACATATAGTGCCATGAGTTCCAGAGCAGGGATGTTCCACGCCAGGCAGCCGTAGTTGTCGTCAGAGATGGACGAGCTCTTGGAGGAGGCGTATGATACCCGGCCCGGCGAGATCCCACTGTCTGAATCTAGAGAGAAGAGCAGCAGCTTTCAGCAACGACATACTGGGACCTCACACTGGAACTACATCATAACTGGAGTTTACTGGAGAAGACTTGACTGTGTTATAAAGTGAAAACAGGGAACTAGTGTCACATTAAGAACAAAGTATGTAGAGTAGGATTTCTACAGGCAGGTTAAGCTGGTGGCCCAGTGACTCAGACTACTGCACTCCATTTGAAAAATTAAAAGGGCCAAAATAAGCCCTAAACACGCTGAGCTCAGCACAGACAGATCTCTATCACGACAGAGGCTTGCTCCCCaccccatctcccccctctctgtttctccacccttcccttcccctctctttatCAGAAGGCAGCTGCTCCTCTGAAAGCTACTGAAGGATCAGTCAGCAAGCGAGCCTTAAATCATTTCCGATGGATCAAAGATGCAGTACATAAAATATAATTAGCAGGGACGGGACTGGGGATCCTGGCATTTTAAACTAAACCATCTGGTGTCTGCCGAGAAAAGGCCAAACACTACAGGAATGCCTACACTGGTACATCAAGACGCTATCATAGAACTAGAAAAGTCaatttcctaaagaaaatgtgtgCTTGCTAGCATGTCTTAAAGTATTCATGGTTGTGAAATAAGTTAGAGTAGTTATAGTGAATACAATactaatggtactgactggttcaTAAAGTAGAAAAAGTAGCTAGATGGGAGaattgaatgattgattgattgaatagcCTACCCTGAACATGAAAGTTGGTGAAAGTTGGTTTGGTGTCTCTAGCTTGAACAGTTCAAGAGTTATTATTGTTGGTGGGTTATTAAATGCCAATGTATGCTAATTTGAATTGTTATAGTTTAAAACGTTTTTAAGTTGTTTTAATGTATGTAGCTGTAatagtttttttatttattttttatttcacctttatttaaccaggtggccagttgagaacaagttctcatttacaactgtgacctggccaagtaTGTATGAAATCTAGAGTGGTCTTGCCTTCAGCAAGCACACTAATAATAGGAAGTATGTATGAAATCTAGAGTGGTCTTGCCTTCAGCAAGCACACTAATAATAGGAAGTATGTATGAAATCTAGAGTGGTCTTGCCTTCAGCAAGCACACTAATTATGCTAATAAATATGTGGcatattgtgttatattatggTAATAAATGAGGGCTTGGGGAAGTCCAGAGTTATACAAAATGAAATAAAGAGAACAGAAATAGTGTTACCTGTGTCACTTCCTGTCACATGCTCATTGTGGATCTGCTGGAATCCTGGAACAGGCCGGGTAGTCAGGTACCAGACAGCATGGAGCACGTCAGTGGCATGGACCCGGTTATGATCTGAGTAAAGGCAGAGATTCACACTGGACATCACACATCAGTCACAGTAATACTTCACCACATCATGTACATGAGGTAGAAGCTACTATTACATATGATGGTGCATGTCTGTATGGTGTCCTGCTGTATGTAGTGAACTGTAGACCTATTATGGGGATTCATTTCTACTTCATGACAACCTGGGTATATCATTGCAAATAATACTTGAAGTGGGAATGATTTAGCTGCCTGGAATAGTCTAAACTGGCGTAATTAAGCTAAATTAAACGCCATTCAAATACTTTTTCAAATTCTTATTTTTTATATATGTTTTACCTCCCCTTTTTTGTCAtatccaattacgatcttgtctcatcgctgtaactccccaacgggctcgggagaggggAAGGttgagccatgcgtcctccgaaacatgacccgccaaaccgcgctCCTTAAAACACctgcccgcttaacccagaagccagccgcatcaatgtgttggaggaaacacagttcaactgatgaccgaagtCAGCCTGGAGGTGCCcggctagagcgcgatgagccaagtaaagccaccCCAGCCAAACCCCCCCCTAACCCGGAagccgctgggccaattgtgcgccgccttaagGGACTctcggtcacggccggttgtgacacagcctgggatcgaacccgggtctgttgtgacgcctcaagcactgcaatgaagtggaccgctgcgccactcgggaggcccatacCTTCATGTTGTTCACCCAGGTCTGATCATTTCTACATCTGAGTAGACAATACACCAAGTGTTAATATGGGCTTTGTGCCTGGACTGAAGAAAGCACAGGCAGCACTATACTCACAGGGAATATCCCTATAGCCGTTCTCCAGAGCACAGAAATAGGACATGAACTCCCTCACAGGGATCTTAAACATCTCAAACAGACAAGTGTCCTGGAACAGAGTGTAGGTCACCTGGGGAGAAAGACAACAAATAAAACACCTAGATTAATTTAAAACCCAAATACATGTTTTTGACATTAACCAAGTCATTCCCctcagacacagacagtgagacactGGGAGAACAGTGTACTCAAAACAGCACATAGAGaaatccccaagaacacaatgagCATTCGGGATATCATTCAGGCAAATATCAGTAATGGGGATCATACCGTTCTCAACATTTAAACCAATCATTCAAGTGAGTTTCTCCAAATAAATACATTCAACGGCTGCTTCACAAAACTACTCTTAGCCCTATGGGTTctggtgcactatataaggaatagtgaGCCATTTGGAATACAACTCAGGTGTTGCTTATTCAAATATTAATTGATGTAACatagtggttcccaaacttcttatagtcccgtaccccttcaaacattcaacctcagctgcgtaccccctctagcaccagggtccgtgcactctcaaatgttgttttttgcaatcattgtaagcctgccacacacactatacgatacatttattaatcATAAGAATGAGTGAGAGtttgtcacaacctggctcgtctttcaagctgtcaggcattcccttggcagcaaagagcctctcggtggatgctgcagtcggGAGcaactatgtctccctgtcacggCTTTTGCGCCatcttttgcgccatcagtacagataccaacatgagcagcagctacgtttggctacataagGACTGTTAGTGGAATTCCCCTGAGaaagtaacggttaatgtgattggatgttaattatttgaccagactacctgtatttgacattgtgttgttatttggctgaacactagatggtttaattttatttttggcagtgaaccaaggctactcaggcgagagaaaaacctcacccaaatgtatagccccgttggaaaatacaaatgtactgtttgaaaatgtgaagattataaaattgaaaaaataaaattcaaaagtaaaataaaaaaaaacatttgaattatatttttatttggcgtacccccgacggcattgccccagtttgggaatacctgatgTAACAGATCATGGCGTAAGACAGATAGATGGTTGCTATATGGTTGGTATGTGGTTGTACTGACGTAGCTGAGTATTCTTCCTGTCTTCCCTCCTGTTCTGTCCATCAGGTCAAAGATCTGGAAGTTCCAGCTGTTGATCTTCTCCATGAGGTCATCGTGGTTCTCCAGCAGGGGGTCTAGTCTGAACTCACCCTACAGGCAGGAGAGGACAACAGCACAGACACAttttaaacaaacacaacacacacacacgtttagataaacacacacatgcatgcaggcaggcagacacgcacgtgcacgcgcacgcacgcacacacacacacacacattaaaacacacacatacattaacacacacatacatacacacccattaacacacacaaacacacattaaaacacacacacattaacacatacacacacaggcccGTAGACAACCAGACTATTCAAAACACCACATCGTAAATCTTATGAATCTCATTCCTCTGTTAAGGGGATGGAAGCAGGCTCCAGACTGACTATGTATGCGTTGCTTTTGAATAATTCGCTTTTGAATTACCCCACAGAATCCTCAGATGAACCCTACACAGTTGTCTTAACAGCTGGCTTGATTTAACAAGGCTTGGTTTGTCCAATAAAGAAAGTGAGAGCACAGCCCAAGTAAATGGCGGGGGCATTCCAGGACAGAGCCAGATCAACACTACCCCCCATCACACTGGTTTACACGGCTGTTAGATACATCACAAGACTGAAAGACATGCACCCAATGAGTGTCTGAGGAAAACCTTTACTGTGTTCCCAGAACTAACTAGAGGACACATCCTATAGCTAGCTACACTGTTACATGTGTTGGCCTGAGTATGTTATCTCACTCAGAGGGAGTCTCCTGGTTGGGATAGTTTAGTGGCAGCAATGCTACACACAGGAAGGCTAACGAACGATGTAAGGTGTTAGCATTGACTGAGACATATCCCTTCAAAGTTACTGTTATGTAACAGCGTAGCCTACCTTTGTTTCTTAAATCTGCAGCATGGCGATGTTAGCCTAGCAGTAGGGTGCATTCACACAGGGAGGGCAACACAGAGTAAAATGACAGAGCCAACACAATGTATTTCAATAGGGAAGGTGCGTTGGAGTAGCGGAGGGGAGGCGTGAGGTTGTGCTAAACAACGCACTACCAAAACACTCTCACAAAGGTACATAGCTCATACTCCTCCATTAGCTTGTGTGGGAATGCACCCTTAGCATACTGTAGCACTGCATACCTCTGTTTCCTGAGTCTGCTGCTCTGTGGTGGCGCTCTGCTCCTCCTCGTCTGTCTGGCCCCGGCTCCTTGCGTCTGGATTCCTGTCCCCCATCGACTCGGCCTCCACACTCTCCTCCCTGATCAGTGCCTCCCCCATGAACTCTGACCCCTCACCTGCTGTGGAGGAGACACATTGCAAATCACAGTGAGTTGACCACTGGTTTCACATTTCGGTGGGAAGCATTATTCTAATGAATTGACTCTCTAGTACAGCATGTCCAAATGGTTTTCAGTCATTTGAGAGTGGAAACAGTAAGCTAAGCCATGGGAGTGTGCCCAAAAACACTGTGAAGCCTATGTGAGTACAGAGTGAGGCTACATTCCAGCAGGTGTCATACCTGAGCGTCTGCGCTGGGCCTCAGCATGACCAGTGAATGGCAGGTGTCCCTCCCCCGCCTCCATACAGGGCATGTTCTTCAGCATCTGACGACCACAGCTACAGGGTGAGCAGAGGGACAAACACAGCCGCACTTATCATCAACACACATGGTGAAATGCAACTCTACTCTACAGCTGAACTGGCTCTACAACAGCAGGAGATAATGGAGGGGGTAGGGGAAGGGGGTAGTAAATTGCCCTACCTGGTGCACATTGCCGCGGGGCTGCGGTAAGGCCCCTGGAAGTCAGCGGAGCTGAGGATGTAGCCCAGGGGTTTGTGCAGGTTGACGCTGGGCTTGGTGAGGAAGTCAGCTGTGTCGGGAAACTCCACCGGGGGGCGCGTAACCTGGGAGGAGAGACCTCCCCCTTGAGGACTGTGGCTGGGGGAGCTGACAGGACTCAGACTGGGGGACGCACctgtagagcgagagagatagaagagaaatgagagagagagagagatagtcaaACAACTTAAAAACATATTCCACTTCCACACAGTGTATCAGACCTGTGTGTACAGTAAATCCTCATGGTCTCACCTGCTCTCCTGGGCCCGGCATGGTAGGTCAGGGTCACAGAGGAGGACCTCTGCTTAGGGATGGTCAGCAGGTTAGCATTGGGCCCATTGGACAGAGAACCCGtgctggaaaacacacacacacacacacacacacacacacacacacacacacacacacacacacacacacacacacacacacacacacacacacacacacacacacaaacatggcaCTTACTGCTAGAACTAATGAGACAACATCAGTTAAAATGCTTTCATATTCAATCTACACCATTATAAAGTTCAACTTTTTCATACCCGCTCTTATGTATAATGAAGAACTTAGAGAAATGTTACATAGCATACAGTAACACTAATTATATGACTCATTTGGTGCTCAAAGTAAGACAATGAAAATCAATGTTGAAACTGTATCCTTGAAGAAGACAAAGATCCATAAAAGATCAAGTGACTCATCTAAACAGTGTTGGAGCAAACAGAATGAAGGAATGTTATGGTCATTATCTGTTAGGCATTTCAGTTTACAGAGCTTGACCACTACTGCCCCCCAGTGGATATAAAGGGGAACCACATCTTCAGGGAGTTTAATCAAGGACAGATGGTAAAGAATGTGTTGCTGAGGGAGGGCCTGCTTGTTTATATCAGGGTAAAGATGGGGAGTGTGCCATGTTGAAAATGACTTGACCTTGAAAGATATTCTCCAGTACTTTTATATAccttttagccagtagttctgaaagtagtgcCCACGAACAAAAAGTGGTCCCCGAAAAACTCTGTACTACCTCGCAAATGTGCTgatatgtgcaccacgtcattactccctttctctctctactgtgtgagtgtcttgctagctgtcactcaaatggtgaggggctgaagctcattagCTAAAACTCTAATTGCTAGGGGACTAGCCCACATAGGGGTAAATGCAGGGAAAATGGCGCCGCACAGCTTCCAGAAGAAAGTTGTTTTGAAACTAGGGATTtcatggctaattgaggtaagacagtTATTCTGCTCATTAATtgtgcatgtatgaactacacagtGACACATCCAGCCGAAAACGTGAGGTTTAAAAAGTACTTATTATTCGCCAAATTACCTGGGCTTGTCTTTAACCTTTAACCTGGTGTCTGAACTCTGAAGTGCCACCTGTGTGTGGTCGTACCTGGTCATATtaaggtcagggtgtgtgtgtgtgtgtgtgtgtgtggtcataccTGGTCATATTGAGGTCAAGATATGTGTGGTCGTACCTGGTCATATTTCgatcagggtgtatgtgtgtggtcgtACCTGGTCATATTTCGatcagtgtgtatatgtgtggtcGTACCT
This sequence is a window from Oncorhynchus keta strain PuntledgeMale-10-30-2019 chromosome 14, Oket_V2, whole genome shotgun sequence. Protein-coding genes within it:
- the LOC118371436 gene encoding cGMP-inhibited 3',5'-cyclic phosphodiesterase 3B-like, which translates into the protein MAVREEGEVLHSKIRHHDGVANANSTESFRNGYVKSCVTPLKQVHQRGFLFTVCRFCIEDILNSKIFRISGLYLGAFAIFAVSLLISRSLQSDFSFWDLRTFLSGFSQSISPLFSIGCAFFFLTFYLRRKKRENNKCWLVSLPASCYLGDFLVLRFLQWGEDQHQMQMIGRLLFVLGCVGLLTLIPTLKLKHSVLILMFASVVWLVSFTSLSCLPALLRPVFACLAGVSGSLLSLCFDHYYPSRETPNRISSNEEKVPVIRPRRRSSCVSLGETSTSYYGSCKMPRRPSLPCISREQMILWDWDLKQWYKPQYQGAVSGNGVDLSVINEARNMVSDLLMDSSLSPHTVSSLRSVTSLMGTFSGSCRPRVNPFTPFPGFYPCTEVEDPTERGDRKPLKGLSSRNSLPTPQLRRGSTSSPLPPLESASSRWERNNGKRPGPHPDLNMTSTGSLSNGPNANLLTIPKQRSSSVTLTYHAGPRRAGASPSLSPVSSPSHSPQGGGLSSQVTRPPVEFPDTADFLTKPSVNLHKPLGYILSSADFQGPYRSPAAMCTSCGRQMLKNMPCMEAGEGHLPFTGHAEAQRRRSAGEGSEFMGEALIREESVEAESMGDRNPDARSRGQTDEEEQSATTEQQTQETEGEFRLDPLLENHDDLMEKINSWNFQIFDLMDRTGGKTGRILSYVTYTLFQDTCLFEMFKIPVREFMSYFCALENGYRDIPYHNRVHATDVLHAVWYLTTRPVPGFQQIHNEHVTGSDTDSDSGISPGRVSYASSKSSSISDDNYGCLAWNIPALELMALYVAAAMHDYDHPGRTNAFLVATNAAQAVLYNDRSVLENHHAASAWSLYLSQPEFNFLANLDHVEFKRFRFLVIEAILATDLKKHFDFLAEFNSKVNDVNSPGIDWTNENDRLLVCQVCIKLADINGPAKGRDLHLKWTEGIVNEFYEQGDEEATLGLPISPFMDRSSPQLAKLQESFITHIVGPLCNSYDAAGLLPGYWIDEERSEEEDEDEEEQVEDTETDEDELEEELEPKRRNGRRRLFCNIMQHLTENHKVWKKTIEEEEKSKEKQQADSLPLSLSPSPSDDQIEVIQEEEEGEERQ